One Falsarthrobacter nasiphocae DNA segment encodes these proteins:
- the asd gene encoding aspartate-semialdehyde dehydrogenase translates to MTTSVGFIGWRGMVGSVLMQRMQDEGDFAGLDPVFFSTSNAGGAAPAFAAGAPALQDAMDVEALAKLPILVSCQGGDYTQDVYPRLRAAGWDGLWIDAASTLRMEDSSVIVLDPVNRDVIDSALARGVKEFIGGNCTVSCMLMGLGGLFKAGLVEWGTSMTYQAASGGGARHMRELLTQFGDLNAAVSAELADPASAILEIDRAVLAAQRSPELDSSRFGVPLAGSVIPWIDSDLGNGVSKEEWKGGVETNKILGRGADAHIPFDGLCVRVGAMRSHSQAITLKLTRDVPLDEIADMIGGFNEWAEYVPNTKDETTTRLTPVAATGSLQIPVGRVRKLAMGPEYISAFTVGDQLLWGAAEPLRRMLLIALGRL, encoded by the coding sequence ATGACGACTTCAGTGGGATTCATCGGTTGGCGCGGCATGGTGGGCAGCGTGCTCATGCAGCGAATGCAGGACGAGGGGGACTTCGCGGGCCTCGACCCGGTCTTCTTCTCCACGTCCAACGCGGGCGGCGCGGCCCCCGCCTTCGCCGCCGGGGCCCCCGCCCTCCAGGACGCCATGGACGTCGAGGCGCTCGCGAAGCTGCCGATCCTCGTCTCTTGCCAGGGCGGCGACTACACCCAGGACGTCTACCCGCGCCTGCGCGCCGCGGGGTGGGACGGGCTGTGGATTGATGCGGCCTCGACCCTGCGGATGGAGGACTCCTCCGTCATCGTCCTCGACCCAGTGAACCGAGACGTCATCGACTCGGCGCTCGCGCGCGGGGTCAAGGAGTTCATCGGCGGCAACTGCACGGTGTCCTGCATGCTCATGGGCCTCGGCGGCCTGTTCAAGGCCGGGCTCGTCGAGTGGGGCACGTCCATGACCTACCAGGCCGCGTCCGGCGGCGGGGCGCGCCATATGCGCGAGCTCCTGACCCAGTTCGGGGACCTCAACGCCGCGGTGTCAGCTGAGCTTGCCGACCCGGCGTCGGCCATTCTCGAGATCGACCGTGCCGTCCTCGCTGCCCAGCGCTCCCCCGAGCTCGACTCGAGCCGCTTCGGCGTGCCGCTCGCCGGCTCCGTCATCCCGTGGATCGACTCGGACCTCGGCAACGGCGTCTCCAAGGAGGAGTGGAAGGGCGGCGTCGAGACCAACAAGATCCTCGGCCGGGGCGCAGACGCGCACATTCCGTTCGACGGCCTCTGCGTCCGCGTCGGCGCCATGCGCAGCCACTCCCAGGCCATCACGCTGAAGCTCACGCGGGATGTGCCCCTCGACGAGATCGCGGACATGATCGGCGGCTTCAACGAGTGGGCTGAGTACGTGCCCAACACCAAGGATGAGACGACGACGCGGCTGACGCCCGTCGCGGCCACCGGCTCCCTTCAGATCCCCGTGGGGCGCGTGCGCAAGCTCGCCATGGGGCCGGAGTACATCTCGGCGTTCACCGTGGGAGACCAGCTCCTCTGGGGCGCCGCGGAGCCCCTGCGGCGCATGCTCCTCATCGCCCTCGGCCGCCTGTAG
- a CDS encoding dihydrofolate reductase: protein MRVEHDDAPGGAAPAAGKPASAGRLGLIWAQARKGVIGNEGGMPWRVPEDMRHFVEQTTGHPVIMGRRTWESIPARYRPFADRTNIVITRTAGFEADGAVVVGSLEEALEEASRAPGAELTWVVGGGQVYAEALPRADLAVVTELDLDTEGDTVAPELGPEWRAVSAEPAEGWHESTSGIPYRILTHERRS, encoded by the coding sequence GTGAGGGTAGAGCACGACGACGCGCCTGGCGGCGCCGCGCCCGCCGCCGGGAAGCCTGCCTCCGCCGGCCGCCTCGGGCTCATCTGGGCTCAGGCCCGCAAGGGTGTGATCGGCAACGAGGGCGGGATGCCGTGGCGCGTCCCCGAGGACATGCGGCACTTCGTGGAGCAGACCACGGGCCACCCCGTCATCATGGGGCGCCGCACCTGGGAGTCCATCCCGGCCCGGTACAGGCCCTTCGCTGACCGCACGAACATCGTCATCACGCGGACCGCGGGGTTCGAGGCGGACGGCGCCGTCGTCGTCGGCTCCCTTGAGGAGGCCCTCGAGGAGGCGAGCCGCGCGCCAGGGGCGGAGCTCACGTGGGTGGTGGGCGGAGGGCAGGTGTACGCGGAGGCGCTGCCGCGCGCGGACCTGGCCGTCGTCACGGAGCTGGACCTGGACACCGAGGGGGACACGGTGGCGCCGGAGCTCGGGCCCGAGTGGCGGGCTGTCTCCGCCGAGCCGGCTGAGGGGTGGCATGAGTCCACCTCCGGCATCCCCTATCGCATTCTCACCCACGAGCGGCGGTCCTGA
- a CDS encoding thymidylate synthase translates to MTQPIETPYEDLLAKVVAEGTPKGDRTGTGTRSLFGAQLRYGLSKGFPLITTKRVHFRSVALELLWFLRGDSNVRWLQERGVRIWNEWADENGDLGPVYGVQWRAWPAGDGESVDQIARVVEQIRTNPDSRRHIVTAWNPALVDEMALPPCHALFQFHVANGRLSCQLYQRSADMFLGVPFNIASYALLTHMVAQQTGLEPGDLVWTGGDVHVYENHLEQVALQLSRDPFPLPELRIRRRPESIFDYEFDDFEVIGYEHHPAIKGQVAV, encoded by the coding sequence GTGACCCAGCCCATCGAGACCCCGTACGAGGACCTGCTCGCCAAAGTCGTGGCCGAGGGCACGCCCAAGGGCGACCGCACCGGCACGGGCACCCGCAGTCTCTTCGGCGCGCAGCTCCGCTACGGCCTCTCCAAGGGATTCCCGCTCATCACGACCAAGCGCGTGCACTTCCGCTCGGTGGCGCTCGAGCTGCTGTGGTTCCTCCGGGGCGACTCCAACGTCCGCTGGCTCCAGGAGCGGGGCGTGCGGATCTGGAACGAGTGGGCCGACGAGAACGGGGACCTGGGCCCCGTCTACGGCGTGCAGTGGCGCGCCTGGCCGGCCGGAGACGGCGAGTCGGTGGACCAGATCGCCCGGGTCGTCGAGCAGATCCGCACCAACCCGGACTCCCGCCGGCATATCGTCACGGCCTGGAACCCGGCCCTCGTGGATGAGATGGCCCTGCCCCCCTGCCACGCCCTCTTCCAGTTCCATGTCGCCAACGGCCGCCTGTCCTGCCAGCTCTACCAGCGCAGCGCCGACATGTTCCTCGGCGTGCCGTTCAACATCGCCTCGTACGCCCTCCTGACGCACATGGTCGCCCAGCAGACGGGCCTCGAGCCCGGTGACCTCGTCTGGACCGGCGGCGACGTCCACGTGTACGAGAACCACCTTGAGCAGGTCGCCCTCCAGCTCTCTCGCGACCCGTTCCCCCTCCCCGAGCTCCGCATCCGCCGGCGCCCCGAGAGCATCTTCGACTACGAGTTCGATGACTTCGAGGTCATCGGCTACGAGCACCACCCCGCCATCAAGGGCCAGGTGGCGGTGTGA
- a CDS encoding NUDIX hydrolase: MAAAEAPGRARSSTAVYPQTHGVHVRTGKEDVIAAGGLLWREDGRRLQVLVIHRPRYDDWSWPKGKLDQGESLPECAVREISEEVGVRARLGIPLPSIHYRVNAGEKAVYYWAVEAGDRSPRPDGSEVDRAVWMTPDEARAALTNPDDVAPLDYLEAAHAAGRLRTSPLLVARHAKAKPRSKWTRPEGDRPLAPSGFRQAEALAGLLQCWRPERVASSPWTRCTQTMQPYIKRAAPKVKLVDAFTERAATENPDRTALKFAKLLTAKRIAVYCGHRPVMPVVLGVLRRAAEGDAALSLPDSDPYLRPAALIVAHVSAARPGRVVAFEVHEPFDD; the protein is encoded by the coding sequence CCCGCAGACGCACGGCGTCCACGTGCGCACCGGCAAGGAGGACGTCATCGCCGCCGGCGGGCTGCTGTGGCGGGAGGATGGGCGACGCCTCCAGGTCCTCGTCATCCACCGCCCGCGCTACGACGACTGGTCCTGGCCCAAGGGCAAGCTGGACCAGGGGGAGAGCCTGCCCGAATGCGCGGTCCGCGAGATCTCCGAGGAGGTCGGCGTGCGCGCGAGGCTGGGCATCCCCCTCCCCTCGATCCACTACCGCGTCAACGCCGGGGAGAAGGCCGTGTACTACTGGGCCGTCGAGGCGGGAGACCGCTCGCCGCGCCCCGACGGCAGCGAGGTGGACCGCGCTGTCTGGATGACACCTGATGAGGCCCGCGCGGCCCTGACGAACCCGGACGACGTCGCCCCCCTCGACTACCTCGAGGCCGCCCACGCGGCCGGCCGCCTGCGCACAAGCCCGCTCCTCGTGGCCCGCCACGCCAAGGCGAAGCCCCGCTCCAAGTGGACGCGCCCCGAGGGGGACCGGCCGCTCGCACCGTCCGGCTTCCGCCAGGCCGAGGCCCTCGCAGGGCTGCTCCAGTGCTGGCGGCCCGAACGGGTCGCGAGCAGCCCGTGGACCCGCTGCACCCAGACCATGCAGCCGTACATCAAGCGTGCCGCCCCCAAGGTCAAGCTCGTGGACGCCTTCACGGAGCGGGCCGCCACGGAGAACCCGGACAGGACGGCGCTCAAGTTCGCCAAGCTCCTCACGGCCAAGCGCATCGCGGTGTACTGCGGGCACCGGCCGGTCATGCCCGTCGTCCTGGGTGTCCTTCGCCGGGCAGCCGAGGGGGACGCTGCCCTCTCGCTCCCCGATTCCGATCCGTACCTCCGGCCGGCGGCGCTCATCGTGGCGCACGTGTCCGCCGCTCGGCCCGGGCGCGTCGTCGCCTTCGAGGTACACGAGCCTTTCGACGACTGA